From one Brachypodium distachyon strain Bd21 chromosome 4, Brachypodium_distachyon_v3.0, whole genome shotgun sequence genomic stretch:
- the LOC100846943 gene encoding major allergen Api g 1, isoallergen 1, translating to MVSGCVMTEDCPLSVSAERVWKVAFSGAGADGHSALRKACAGFIDAVDVNGDGGPGSVTTMTLSPAVAAGFGGAATMKSRVVSRDAAAMAIRTEVLEGGRVSGLLKSQVAEVRLVEDAADAGCVAKLTVEYERIDGGGALSAEDQASLASGYLGLLKKVEAYLVAHPEE from the coding sequence ATGGTGTCCGGCTGCGTGATGACGGAGGACTGCCCGCTGTCCGTGTCAGCAGAGCGAGTGTGGAAGGTggccttctccggcgccggcgccgacggccaCTCGGCGCTCCGCAAGGCCTGCGCGGGCTTCATCGACGCCGTGGACGtcaacggcgacggcgggccgGGGAGCGTGACCACCATGACGCTGAGcccggccgtggcggcgggctTCGGTGGGGCGGCCACGATGAAGAGCCGCGTGGTGTCCCGCgacgcggccgccatggcgatCCGGACGGAGGTGCTCGAGGGCGGCCGGGTCAGCGGGCTGCTCAAGTCGCAGGTGGCCGAGGTGAGGCTCGTCGAGGATGCCGCTGATGCCGGATGCGTGGCCAAGCTCACGGTGGAGTATGAGAGgatcgatggcggcggcgcgctgtCGGCGGAGGATCAGGCTAGCCTGGCTTCTGGGTATCTTGGGTTGCTCAAGAAGGTCGAGGCCTACCTCGTCGCACACCCTGAAGAGTAG